One genomic window of Paenibacillus xylanilyticus includes the following:
- a CDS encoding SDR family NAD(P)-dependent oxidoreductase, translated as MGRLTGKVAIITGAASGMGLAGAQLFAREGAKVVATDVAVGALEEQVKQIVAKDGEAIALKLDVSSPESWNAVVEETVEKYGKIDILVNNAGIHIAKGILEAELDDWEKVMSINGTGVWLGMKAVIPYMQKNGQGSIVNTSSIAAIIGGIADAQGAAYSASKGSVRSLTKHGAQWFAKDNIRVNSVHPGAVFTGMVEKAGIKSQVEMGEHYKNLAPLPPHAGESMDIAYAYLFLASDESKFITGIELPVDGGWISN; from the coding sequence ATGGGCAGATTAACTGGAAAAGTTGCAATTATAACTGGTGCCGCTAGTGGTATGGGATTGGCAGGAGCGCAATTGTTTGCCAGAGAAGGCGCGAAGGTTGTCGCTACCGATGTTGCTGTTGGAGCCTTGGAGGAACAGGTTAAACAGATTGTGGCCAAAGATGGGGAAGCCATTGCCTTGAAGCTGGATGTATCGAGTCCGGAATCATGGAACGCTGTTGTGGAAGAAACGGTAGAGAAATACGGCAAAATAGATATTCTGGTCAACAATGCCGGAATTCACATAGCCAAGGGGATCTTGGAGGCAGAGCTGGACGATTGGGAGAAGGTCATGTCCATTAATGGTACAGGCGTATGGCTAGGTATGAAGGCGGTTATCCCTTACATGCAGAAGAATGGACAAGGCTCTATTGTTAATACATCGTCCATCGCTGCAATCATTGGAGGCATCGCAGACGCTCAGGGCGCAGCCTATAGTGCTTCCAAAGGCTCTGTACGTTCACTGACCAAACATGGTGCACAGTGGTTTGCGAAAGACAACATACGGGTTAACTCTGTACATCCTGGTGCTGTATTTACCGGCATGGTCGAAAAAGCAGGCATCAAATCACAAGTGGAGATGGGTGAGCATTACAAAAATCTCGCGCCTTTGCCTCCACATGCCGGAGAATCCATGGATATCGCTTATGCCTATCTGTTCCTGGCTTCAGATGAATCGAAATTTATCACAGGCATTGAGCTCCCTGTGGATGGCGGATGGATTAGTAACTAG
- a CDS encoding collagen-like protein, producing MINHHGKRICRRKFKKHVHCGVKVKVVKVKPKVIVNAPQGVPGIPGPIGPIGPKGATGAQGIPGPVGLQGIPGIQGPVGPVGAVGAVGPAGPTGLVGPAGPVGPAGATGATGPAGPTGAGISDFLSVFRADPGTGTDTVPGNSPITLTGVLANVGGAFTFVPPSSTITINETGSYFISFSIHNQGNADFNLTVNGTPITPVPFTGNGGGPISAEVIITVTTVPTTIQLVNANATPAQLHNNLNTTVTILKLTP from the coding sequence TTGATCAATCATCATGGGAAACGGATTTGTAGACGTAAATTCAAAAAACATGTACATTGCGGTGTGAAAGTTAAGGTTGTGAAGGTTAAACCTAAAGTTATAGTTAATGCACCACAAGGCGTACCAGGGATTCCTGGTCCAATAGGACCGATAGGTCCCAAAGGGGCCACTGGTGCTCAAGGGATACCGGGGCCAGTCGGATTGCAAGGGATTCCTGGTATACAAGGACCCGTGGGTCCGGTTGGTGCGGTAGGAGCAGTGGGCCCAGCAGGACCTACTGGCCTCGTGGGTCCAGCAGGTCCTGTCGGCCCTGCAGGTGCAACTGGAGCAACAGGTCCTGCCGGTCCAACGGGGGCTGGAATCTCCGATTTCCTGAGTGTTTTCCGGGCTGATCCCGGCACAGGTACGGACACCGTTCCAGGAAACTCACCAATTACGTTGACTGGTGTTTTGGCTAACGTGGGTGGTGCCTTTACCTTCGTGCCGCCATCTTCAACGATAACCATCAATGAAACAGGAAGTTATTTTATCTCTTTCTCCATTCATAATCAGGGCAATGCCGATTTCAACCTTACAGTGAATGGGACGCCCATCACACCTGTTCCTTTCACAGGTAATGGCGGAGGCCCCATATCTGCTGAAGTTATTATTACGGTCACAACAGTTCCGACAACGATTCAACTGGTCAATGCGAATGCAACTCCTGCACAGTTGCATAACAATCTGAATACCACGGTGACTATTCTTAAACTGACTCCTTAA
- a CDS encoding CueP family metal-binding protein produces the protein MRKGILIAALFITVVGLGIYLIADNMLKKEAGPPESTNVKELVYDISTGKVETKSASINATQLVVTGKDDQTKTYTLPEEEFFLSIAPYIEQTHPCAVHSLTGCQGEMKNKEFLVTIHDSEGNTFTKEEPMKTGKNGFMDLWLPRNRTYLIRLVHDGKVAESQLSTYEQDNTCITTMELN, from the coding sequence TTGAGAAAAGGAATACTTATTGCAGCCTTATTCATTACGGTCGTTGGCTTAGGAATATATTTGATCGCTGATAATATGCTGAAAAAAGAAGCAGGCCCTCCTGAATCAACCAATGTTAAAGAATTGGTATACGATATCAGTACAGGCAAGGTCGAAACAAAATCGGCCTCCATCAATGCTACCCAGTTGGTCGTTACCGGCAAGGATGATCAAACGAAAACCTATACTCTGCCTGAAGAGGAGTTTTTCCTTTCGATTGCGCCGTACATCGAGCAGACTCATCCATGTGCTGTTCATAGCTTGACGGGTTGTCAGGGGGAGATGAAGAACAAAGAGTTCCTAGTCACAATTCATGACTCTGAAGGTAATACGTTTACGAAAGAAGAACCGATGAAAACCGGAAAGAACGGGTTTATGGATCTGTGGTTACCGAGGAACAGAACATATCTGATCCGTCTTGTACATGACGGGAAGGTTGCGGAATCCCAGCTTTCCACATATGAGCAGGACAATACCTGCATCACTACAATGGAACTGAACTAA
- a CDS encoding ABC transporter substrate-binding protein, whose protein sequence is MKKSLNGLLLLLVFALTLAGCGSASTSSNGSAADAGEGNASDNTQTEAASGPVTVKHKRGELTLDKPAERVVTLEWTYTEDVVALGVQPVGNADNANYKVYVTPEAALDDSVTDIGTRSEPNLEAIAALKPDLIIANADNNNAVYDQLNAIAPTMEFDPYEGDGYNYDKMTDIFNNIAIALGKEDKAKQVLDELDQHYVEAKEKLAAAGKEDFHFALTQAFTYQNAASLRMFTDNSVVIGTLDKIGLVNDWQPEKLEGYGFSTVGIESLSDVQDSNFIYITQPDDDVFGTAMKDNSVWNGLNFVKENRLYQLDSTTWTFGGPISSKVLVDGVVEAITK, encoded by the coding sequence ATGAAAAAAAGCTTGAACGGACTACTATTATTGTTGGTTTTTGCTCTTACATTAGCAGGATGCGGTTCTGCAAGCACTAGCTCGAACGGATCAGCTGCGGATGCAGGTGAAGGTAATGCTTCTGACAACACGCAGACGGAAGCGGCTTCCGGCCCTGTTACCGTTAAACATAAACGTGGAGAACTGACGCTGGACAAGCCGGCAGAGCGCGTGGTTACACTGGAATGGACCTATACGGAAGATGTGGTTGCACTGGGCGTTCAGCCAGTAGGTAATGCCGACAACGCCAACTACAAAGTTTATGTTACTCCTGAAGCAGCCCTGGATGACAGCGTGACAGATATTGGTACACGGAGTGAGCCGAATCTGGAAGCTATTGCTGCATTGAAACCAGACCTCATCATTGCCAATGCAGATAACAATAATGCAGTCTACGATCAGCTTAATGCAATCGCACCAACGATGGAATTCGACCCTTATGAAGGCGATGGCTATAACTATGACAAAATGACAGATATCTTCAATAACATTGCCATTGCTCTTGGCAAAGAGGACAAAGCGAAGCAAGTACTGGATGAACTTGATCAACATTATGTAGAAGCCAAAGAAAAACTGGCTGCTGCAGGCAAAGAAGATTTCCACTTTGCTCTAACCCAAGCATTCACGTATCAAAATGCAGCTAGTCTGCGTATGTTCACGGACAACTCGGTCGTTATTGGTACATTGGACAAAATCGGTTTGGTAAACGACTGGCAGCCTGAAAAGCTCGAAGGCTATGGCTTCTCCACAGTAGGAATTGAATCCTTATCTGATGTACAGGACAGTAACTTCATTTATATTACACAGCCGGATGATGACGTTTTTGGCACAGCCATGAAAGATAACTCGGTTTGGAACGGACTGAATTTTGTGAAGGAAAACCGCCTATATCAACTGGATAGCACAACATGGACATTCGGTGGACCAATCTCCTCCAAAGTGCTGGTTGACGGAGTTGTTGAGGCGATTACCAAATGA
- a CDS encoding isoprenyl transferase has product MKWLRLHKADHDIRNKIDWNSNLPKHIAIMMDGNGRWATRRGLPRSAGHYAGMQTMRETIGMCHRNGIASLTLYAFSTENWKRPKEEVDYIISLVVEFVQDTTVQELNQHDIKINFIGDISRFPLETQEAMRKVVELTETNSGMNVYFAMNYGGKSDIVQAVKLCIEENKNIPDISEQELEKFLYTGQNPAPDLLIRTSGEKRLSNFLLWQVAYAELWFTDVMWPDFNEQLLYEALLDYQQRKLRALEV; this is encoded by the coding sequence ATGAAATGGCTCCGTTTACATAAGGCAGATCATGATATCAGGAATAAGATAGACTGGAACAGTAACCTCCCTAAACATATTGCAATAATGATGGATGGAAATGGACGCTGGGCCACGAGAAGAGGGCTCCCGAGAAGTGCAGGCCATTATGCCGGCATGCAGACGATGCGTGAAACGATAGGCATGTGCCATCGAAACGGGATCGCATCTCTCACCCTTTATGCATTTTCCACGGAGAATTGGAAAAGACCAAAAGAGGAAGTCGATTATATCATTAGCCTGGTTGTCGAATTTGTACAGGATACTACCGTTCAGGAACTGAATCAACATGACATTAAAATCAATTTTATAGGTGATATATCCAGATTCCCCCTTGAAACACAGGAGGCCATGCGCAAGGTAGTTGAGCTGACCGAGACCAATAGCGGGATGAATGTATACTTCGCCATGAACTATGGTGGGAAAAGCGATATTGTTCAAGCCGTTAAATTATGTATAGAAGAAAACAAAAACATACCGGACATCTCTGAACAGGAGCTCGAGAAGTTTCTGTACACCGGGCAAAATCCTGCACCGGATCTATTGATACGGACAAGCGGTGAGAAACGGCTGAGCAACTTTTTATTATGGCAGGTTGCCTACGCTGAGCTGTGGTTTACGGATGTCATGTGGCCTGACTTTAACGAGCAATTGTTATACGAAGCCCTTCTTGATTATCAGCAGCGCAAGTTGCGGGCATTAGAGGTTTAA
- a CDS encoding aminotransferase class I/II-fold pyridoxal phosphate-dependent enzyme yields MQFAKRMNHFNEGIFTRLSEIKRQRLEQGLGVIDLSVGAPNTPPAQHIIQALCEAAADVQNYTYAINDQSELLKAVSEWYKRRYQVDLDPKTEVCSLLGSQEGLAHISLSIVDEGDLVLVPDPCYPVFADGPLLAGAELYYMPQKEEHQYVIQLEEIPEEIAQRAKFMLVSYPNNPTTAMAPEQFYLDLIAFAKKYDIIVLHDNAYSELVFDGKSCGSFLAFPGAMDVGVEFNSLSKTYGLAGARIGFCLGNAAVVSMLKKLKSNMDYGMFLPIQKAAIAAITGDQSDVGRVRAIYEERRDILCEGFSRLGWEIAKPDATMFIWTRIPAHYYNSEQFAMDLVSRAGVIVTPGSAFGPSGEGYVRLALVQDREQLEQALQAVENSRLLISN; encoded by the coding sequence ATGCAATTTGCCAAACGAATGAACCACTTTAATGAAGGAATATTTACACGATTATCTGAAATTAAGCGACAACGTCTGGAACAGGGGCTCGGCGTCATTGATCTGAGTGTAGGCGCACCCAACACCCCGCCAGCGCAACATATTATCCAGGCTCTATGTGAAGCGGCAGCTGATGTTCAGAATTACACCTATGCCATCAATGACCAAAGTGAGCTGCTGAAAGCTGTCAGTGAGTGGTACAAGCGCAGGTATCAGGTCGATCTGGACCCCAAAACCGAAGTTTGCTCTCTGCTTGGCTCACAAGAGGGCCTGGCACATATCTCATTATCCATCGTGGATGAAGGCGATCTTGTTCTAGTTCCGGATCCCTGCTATCCGGTATTTGCGGACGGGCCGCTTCTGGCGGGAGCTGAGCTGTACTACATGCCACAAAAGGAAGAACATCAATATGTGATTCAGCTGGAAGAGATCCCGGAAGAGATCGCGCAGAGAGCCAAATTCATGCTGGTATCCTATCCCAACAATCCAACAACAGCCATGGCACCGGAACAGTTCTATCTGGACTTGATCGCATTTGCCAAAAAATATGATATCATTGTCCTCCATGACAATGCGTATAGTGAACTTGTGTTTGACGGGAAATCATGTGGAAGCTTTCTTGCCTTCCCTGGAGCTATGGATGTCGGCGTTGAATTCAATTCCCTGTCCAAAACCTACGGGCTTGCTGGGGCTCGAATCGGATTTTGCTTAGGTAATGCAGCCGTCGTCTCCATGTTGAAAAAGCTGAAATCCAATATGGATTACGGCATGTTCCTTCCCATTCAGAAGGCAGCAATTGCCGCCATTACAGGTGATCAGAGTGATGTAGGCCGGGTACGGGCCATCTATGAGGAACGTCGAGACATTCTCTGCGAAGGATTCAGCAGACTCGGATGGGAAATCGCTAAGCCCGATGCCACCATGTTTATCTGGACGCGGATTCCGGCTCATTATTACAACTCCGAGCAATTCGCCATGGATCTGGTCAGCCGGGCGGGCGTCATCGTGACACCTGGTAGTGCTTTTGGTCCTTCAGGGGAAGGATATGTCCGTCTTGCGCTTGTCCAGGACCGGGAACAACTGGAGCAGGCACTGCAAGCTGTGGAAAACAGCCGTCTGTTGATCTCGAACTAA
- a CDS encoding iron ABC transporter permease: MSSVQGARPALNWRTISIYGGGLTALIVLFFVSLCYGEASIPLSTVWDALTGRQNSLEHNMIWDLRMPRTVIGIIAGGALAVAGALLQTITRNPLAASDTLGINAGAYFIVVLGAILFPGVLNQSPFLFAALGGLLAAFAAYFMGGGRRSSPVRLALSGMIVSMVLGSFTSALHIFFSMETQGLFLWGSGTLVQNDWSGVAYAWPWVVGITILALILSRQWDMLGLDESTASSLGQRVGLARAGGLIIAVLLAAVIVSVIGPIGFVGLVAPHLVRLSGVRSNRLLLPGVFIWGAALLVGADVLAKMVHNSSMELPTGAVMAIIGAPWLIWLVLTRMKAANGSGMSSSMSTGAPSRRFAFGPMAVLFSVVTIALILLSTMFGGMRIPLADLLPSLFQSDGLFSAVIQLRIPRTLVAAGAGAALAISGVLIQMAVRNPLADASIVGVSSGAGLGAMMVIILWPGLPIYLLPIAAIIGAAIAAVVVFSLSWKKGLNPSAVVLLGIAMSAIAGAGIQILIVRGAVYGSSGYIWLTGSTYARTWDQVKVIGLFLVVLVPLAWWLARRFELLVFDDNSASGLGLGVRRTRLLAMTTGVLLAAGAVACVGTVGFIGLIAPHMVRLLTGHKLRRSMFLSALAGAVMLVLADTIGRTVMAPTEIPSGILIALIGTPYFLYLMYRSNWHRPMK, from the coding sequence ATGAGTTCAGTTCAGGGAGCTAGGCCAGCGTTGAACTGGCGCACAATAAGCATATATGGGGGCGGTCTAACCGCTCTCATCGTGCTTTTTTTTGTAAGTCTTTGTTATGGAGAGGCTTCCATTCCATTGAGTACAGTCTGGGATGCTCTTACAGGCAGACAGAACTCATTGGAGCACAATATGATCTGGGATTTGCGTATGCCGCGTACAGTTATCGGCATTATCGCAGGCGGTGCGTTAGCTGTGGCCGGAGCACTCCTGCAGACGATCACCCGTAATCCCTTGGCAGCATCAGACACGCTGGGCATTAATGCAGGGGCCTACTTTATCGTCGTGCTGGGAGCGATTCTCTTTCCGGGGGTGCTCAATCAGTCACCTTTTCTGTTCGCAGCTCTTGGGGGTCTGCTTGCGGCATTTGCAGCTTATTTCATGGGCGGGGGACGACGATCAAGTCCGGTTCGACTTGCGTTGTCCGGTATGATCGTGTCAATGGTGCTTGGCTCATTTACAAGCGCACTGCATATTTTCTTCTCCATGGAAACGCAGGGACTATTCCTATGGGGTTCAGGAACACTCGTCCAGAATGACTGGAGCGGTGTCGCTTATGCTTGGCCCTGGGTTGTGGGCATAACCATTCTGGCGCTAATATTGTCCAGACAGTGGGATATGCTGGGGCTGGATGAATCAACGGCGTCCTCTTTGGGTCAAAGGGTTGGCCTGGCTCGTGCCGGTGGATTGATTATCGCGGTTTTGCTGGCTGCTGTCATAGTCAGTGTCATCGGGCCAATTGGTTTCGTGGGTTTGGTTGCACCTCACCTGGTCCGATTGAGTGGAGTACGCTCTAACCGATTACTGCTGCCCGGTGTGTTTATATGGGGAGCGGCTCTCCTGGTTGGCGCTGACGTGCTCGCCAAGATGGTACATAACTCCAGCATGGAGCTGCCGACAGGGGCTGTCATGGCGATTATTGGAGCACCGTGGCTGATCTGGCTGGTACTTACACGCATGAAAGCAGCGAACGGTTCAGGGATGTCGTCTTCCATGAGCACAGGTGCACCATCGCGTCGCTTTGCGTTCGGCCCGATGGCAGTATTGTTCTCGGTCGTAACTATAGCGCTTATATTGCTCAGTACGATGTTTGGCGGTATGCGAATTCCGCTGGCGGATCTGTTGCCGAGTTTATTCCAATCGGATGGACTGTTCTCGGCGGTGATCCAGCTTCGAATTCCGCGTACGCTTGTTGCTGCAGGTGCTGGAGCTGCACTGGCGATCAGTGGTGTGCTCATTCAGATGGCCGTGCGTAATCCGCTGGCGGATGCTTCCATCGTCGGTGTGTCCTCCGGGGCAGGGCTCGGAGCCATGATGGTCATTATTTTATGGCCGGGTCTTCCAATATATCTGCTGCCCATCGCAGCCATCATCGGTGCAGCTATTGCGGCAGTGGTTGTATTCTCCCTCTCCTGGAAGAAAGGACTTAATCCGTCTGCGGTTGTGCTGCTGGGGATCGCCATGTCGGCCATTGCTGGAGCGGGAATTCAGATCCTGATTGTTCGTGGCGCCGTATACGGCAGCAGCGGATATATCTGGCTGACAGGTAGTACCTATGCCCGTACATGGGATCAGGTGAAGGTTATCGGTTTATTTTTGGTTGTTCTGGTTCCGCTGGCCTGGTGGCTCGCCCGTCGATTCGAACTGTTGGTATTCGACGACAACAGTGCATCAGGACTTGGACTAGGCGTGCGCCGAACAAGATTGCTCGCCATGACGACAGGAGTACTGCTGGCAGCAGGTGCTGTTGCTTGTGTAGGAACCGTCGGGTTTATCGGTCTGATTGCCCCGCATATGGTACGGCTGCTGACAGGACATAAGTTAAGACGGTCAATGTTTTTATCCGCACTCGCAGGTGCAGTGATGCTGGTGCTCGCTGATACGATCGGCAGAACCGTCATGGCGCCGACAGAGATTCCGTCCGGAATCCTTATTGCCCTGATTGGAACACCGTACTTCCTTTACCTGATGTACCGTTCCAACTGGCACAGACCAATGAAATAA
- a CDS encoding TetR/AcrR family transcriptional regulator codes for MHKSASESDTDRRIYKSKQALKASLLEWMSRKPLEGITITDIVKSAELNRSTFYKHYVYKEDLLREILTDVIDDLIAAYRAPYVHYHDFEIKDLNASAIKIFDHVLLNSSFYTLLVHSQMPREFRDTLYETLITLYLQDVTDISPDPRIDKELLACYQANAVLGLITGWVQSNFKYSSTYMAEQLLEFTRMNRSNEVYRSNLAPAHGHKPGLSI; via the coding sequence ATGCATAAATCTGCGTCCGAATCAGATACAGATCGAAGAATTTACAAATCCAAACAGGCGCTCAAGGCTTCCTTGCTAGAATGGATGTCACGCAAACCACTGGAGGGCATCACCATCACCGATATTGTCAAATCTGCCGAATTAAATCGCAGCACCTTTTACAAACATTATGTATACAAAGAAGACTTGCTACGTGAGATTTTGACTGATGTGATTGATGATCTGATAGCTGCCTACCGAGCTCCATATGTACATTACCATGATTTTGAGATCAAGGATTTGAATGCTTCGGCTATCAAAATCTTCGACCATGTGCTTCTTAATTCCAGCTTTTATACCTTGCTTGTTCATTCCCAAATGCCTAGAGAATTCCGGGACACACTCTATGAAACGCTCATCACCCTGTACTTGCAGGATGTAACAGATATATCTCCGGATCCCAGAATCGACAAGGAACTCCTCGCCTGCTATCAGGCTAATGCCGTTCTGGGTCTTATTACGGGCTGGGTACAGAGCAACTTCAAATACAGCTCCACTTACATGGCCGAGCAGTTATTGGAATTTACTCGTATGAATCGCTCGAATGAGGTTTATCGCTCAAATCTTGCCCCGGCCCATGGTCATAAACCAGGCTTGTCCATATAA
- a CDS encoding methyl-accepting chemotaxis protein: MAQLFRKRGTRTSSIANTLSIMLLAIIVVVFSILGTFIFTSTRSILVKQQELMLQTKTQAIVAQFDALFKEKGSLVKQMSTNNLFRQYIQTTESASTATTSPYAAETQATLAAIVKEEPSFVDAWIAGIDGKGFWLQHDGAASDSEFVIQDRPYYKPAVEADGLYFSEPYADIATGNILMGIFYPIKDDNNELIGLAAADIAFKDIPAIMESYSLGSTGYSILASKTGDILYHPDEAKVLKEKINESPGDLGEIGKKMMAGESGIQLIDDNGEGRYIGYATSADTGWSVGLTIWEHEVLEELKAFTWITIIGFAVAAIVLVFISYITLRYLLRSIPKLLQKIKLVEQGDLTVQFDTASRNEIGQISQGMLNMVQKIQSMIQMVGATAQVLGQSSKDLQSISARTAVTMNDTATAINEIANATNYQSIESENILQKTGSLSGQIDDISSDVQTMETKVQASAEQSERGLEVLNQLSKWAEENHHSTQAMSTIIHDIDLSRHEISGIVDTVHQIATQTNLLALNASIEAARAGEQGRGFAVVAGEVRKLAEQTAMATEEISKKVRQIEDKTKTSVEHTAHGLLIAEENAKSVEGTKQVFYSINKDLEELRMRMLQISNNTSSVHKHKDEIVQALEIISSTTEENSASTEEVSASTQEQLDSIQQVAELSEQLSQLSNKLEEELSQFQVDQKA; this comes from the coding sequence ATGGCACAGTTATTTAGAAAAAGAGGGACCCGGACATCAAGCATCGCCAATACACTGTCTATCATGTTGTTGGCCATCATTGTTGTCGTCTTTTCCATCCTGGGAACATTTATATTTACCAGTACTCGAAGCATCCTTGTGAAACAGCAGGAATTGATGCTGCAAACGAAAACGCAGGCCATTGTAGCCCAGTTCGATGCTTTATTTAAGGAAAAAGGATCTCTGGTTAAGCAGATGTCCACCAATAACTTATTCAGGCAGTATATTCAAACCACTGAATCTGCTTCTACCGCCACAACATCACCCTATGCTGCCGAAACCCAAGCTACACTTGCAGCCATCGTGAAGGAAGAGCCATCTTTTGTAGATGCTTGGATCGCGGGCATTGATGGAAAAGGTTTCTGGCTCCAACACGATGGTGCAGCGTCCGACTCTGAATTTGTGATTCAGGATCGTCCGTATTATAAACCGGCTGTTGAAGCCGATGGCTTATACTTCTCCGAACCCTATGCCGATATTGCTACAGGTAATATCCTAATGGGCATATTCTATCCGATTAAGGATGACAACAACGAGTTGATCGGTTTGGCTGCGGCAGATATTGCATTCAAGGATATTCCCGCCATTATGGAGAGCTACTCCCTTGGAAGCACAGGCTATTCCATTTTGGCCTCTAAGACCGGTGACATTTTATATCACCCGGACGAGGCCAAGGTGCTCAAGGAAAAGATTAACGAAAGTCCAGGAGATTTGGGTGAGATCGGCAAGAAAATGATGGCCGGTGAATCCGGAATTCAACTGATTGATGACAACGGTGAAGGCCGTTATATCGGGTATGCCACCAGCGCAGATACCGGATGGTCTGTAGGTTTGACCATTTGGGAGCATGAAGTGCTCGAAGAATTAAAAGCCTTTACGTGGATCACCATTATAGGTTTTGCTGTAGCCGCCATCGTGCTTGTGTTCATCAGTTATATCACCCTGAGATATCTGCTAAGATCCATCCCGAAACTGCTGCAAAAAATCAAGCTTGTGGAACAGGGAGATCTGACCGTCCAGTTTGATACAGCATCCCGCAACGAGATTGGTCAAATCTCACAAGGTATGCTCAACATGGTGCAGAAAATTCAGAGCATGATTCAGATGGTTGGGGCAACAGCCCAAGTTTTAGGCCAATCCTCCAAGGATCTGCAATCCATTTCCGCTCGGACGGCCGTAACGATGAATGATACGGCAACAGCAATTAACGAAATTGCCAATGCAACCAATTATCAGTCCATTGAATCCGAGAACATTTTGCAAAAAACCGGATCATTATCAGGTCAAATCGACGATATTTCAAGTGATGTCCAAACGATGGAGACCAAAGTTCAAGCTTCCGCAGAACAAAGCGAACGAGGATTGGAAGTATTGAATCAGTTATCCAAATGGGCAGAGGAGAACCACCATTCAACCCAGGCCATGTCAACCATTATCCATGATATTGATCTAAGCCGTCATGAAATCTCCGGTATCGTGGACACCGTCCATCAGATCGCAACCCAAACCAACCTGCTTGCACTCAACGCTTCCATCGAAGCTGCACGTGCAGGAGAACAGGGACGAGGTTTTGCCGTGGTCGCAGGGGAAGTTCGCAAACTGGCCGAGCAGACGGCGATGGCAACAGAGGAGATTAGCAAAAAGGTTCGCCAAATCGAAGATAAAACGAAGACATCCGTAGAACACACGGCCCACGGCCTCTTGATTGCAGAGGAAAATGCCAAGTCTGTCGAAGGCACCAAGCAGGTGTTCTACAGCATCAATAAAGATCTGGAGGAATTGAGAATGCGCATGCTGCAGATCAGCAACAACACCTCCAGCGTCCATAAACACAAGGATGAGATTGTCCAGGCACTCGAAATCATCTCCTCCACCACCGAAGAAAATTCAGCCTCTACCGAAGAGGTCAGTGCAAGTACACAGGAACAACTGGACAGTATCCAGCAGGTTGCGGAATTATCCGAGCAATTGAGTCAGTTGTCGAACAAGCTTGAGGAAGAATTAAGCCAGTTCCAAGTTGATCAGAAAGCATAG